A single window of Methanobacterium bryantii DNA harbors:
- a CDS encoding DUF2795 domain-containing protein → RFNSPTDVAKAWGEERRGEYAERSTGTRRGGITSEIEKSLKGINFPANKQDLVQQAKKNNASQNVVQAIEKLPEDKFKSPTDVAKAWGEERRGM, encoded by the coding sequence ATCGGTTTAATTCTCCAACAGATGTAGCTAAGGCATGGGGTGAAGAAAGAAGAGGTGAATACGCTGAACGCAGTACTGGAACCCGTCGCGGTGGAATAACTTCAGAGATAGAAAAGTCTTTAAAAGGTATTAATTTCCCTGCAAATAAACAGGATCTAGTTCAGCAGGCTAAAAAGAATAATGCAAGTCAAAATGTCGTGCAGGCTATAGAAAAGTTACCTGAAGACAAATTTAAGTCGCCCACAGATGTAGCTAAGGCATGGGGTGAAGAAAGAAGAGGAATGTAA